GGTCAACGTTAGCCCGTTTAATATTTTCGCgatttattttttgataatATATAACgttggtttctttctcatatccctgtcattttatttaattgtattttaatataaataaattattaaataaaaaagtaatccCCTGAAAAGTATAAGGCTTAAGGAAACCGGAAATGACGctcacaaaaaaatctaacaaatatTCGCAACTAAaactaaatatatgtatttgaaatcattttttttcccgaaTCTGTTATCTATAAAattgtaaagaagaaaaaagtcaaaaacGGTTATAAAGTCTGTTATtgacattgtttaaaaaaaaaaaagatatgtacacacatacttatAGAATAAATCTGGTACAGTATGTAAAATGTCTggttttaataaattttaaatgaaaatgacatacaatagaaattaaaaacaattaaaataaaataaaatatagctaACCGGTAAAGTccgcattttttaaaaacaggctCCGCCCACAAAAATAGAAATGGATTACAAACCAATGAACAATAAAATACGACCACAAATTCAAAGGAAAAGCTCTTAAGATcttaaatatgaatgaatgtgtgtaatatttgtCATTATGAAATCACTATAAATCATATATAAGATTATTGAGCTTGTTATCAGATTTTAAAATTTCTGAAACaccaatctgtgtgtgtgtgtgtgtgtgtgtgtgtgtgtgtgtgtgtgtgtgtgtgtgtgtgtatatatatatatatatatatatatatatatatatatatatatatatatatatatatataaaagtgtcaGTATCGATCAAAAGTGgtacaaggaaggaacagtggtaaaccgggGACAGGGTCATGGTCGGTTGAGGCTCATTGATGAGTTGATGAGTCCAATAGATGAGTTACTGTAGATAAAATTTCTAAAGTTCGTGCTGTTAATGTTGGCAGGACTGCTGGCAGCAataggggaccaacacaatcacacacacacacacacacacacacacacacatatatatatatatatatatatatatatatatatatatatatatatatatatatatatatatatatatatatatatgttaaaataaggaaatgtattaataaaaaatataattattaattataaaatgaagtaaaatgttaatacagtacaacaCGGAAAGTAAACAatgctgtaatgtttattttaaactctGCTTTTCTTTTGACGTCATAggacaaacaataaacaagcagagaaacacaTAGGctactacagaactgtatactgtacagtacatgtactcaaTATGAATGTGATACAGTGCACTGTATTTCTaggaatttacacaaaattcatctcgctatattctcgcaaatgttttctgtgtgtttaagtgtgtgggaggataatttacggcttaaacaagaaaagaaaaagcatctCTGGGGTGACTTTCGTTGATAGCAggtggttttggaacgtaaccaccaaGATATATACAGggaattactgtatttttttttagggcaacttttactttaactaaaTTTCAAAGTAAACATCTTTTTACTCAattgcattttgtaaaatctgttgttcctttttattcatttgtggataataacttaactggtcaaaacACGCAGCGAGCTACCGatcaggatcgagcgctcgctctgttttcaacttgttttgattggcgcttggtgtatctactgatcaccaacttACAGTTCAGCACCAGTTCAACgattagagagaaataaatgatgaaagaaactccagactcgaactcgccacaacacccgcaGCCTCATTTACACagtgttgaaaagaaggttttgtgcttAAGATcgttgtaatagaaatcaatcagtgtttgactcattaatatcagtgtttttacataaactgagttgattgagcaaagagtcttgtgggaaaaaattataggaacattatagccataataaatcatagtactttggatactaaagtacatttgaaggtaaatacttttgtacttttacttaagtgagcggtttggtcccctggtggtctagtggtctaagatgcagcgctctcactgctgcgacccgggttcgagtcccggtcagggaaccatccccagccactttcagtgccggtcccaagcccggataaattggggagggttgcgttaggaagggcatccagcgtaaaacctgtgccaaatcaaacatgcggaggatccgctgtggcgacccctaacgggagaagccgaaagaaacttAAGTGAGAggtttacttttactggagtcatattttatcgagtggatctctactttaacacaactacatggtttgtgtacttcatccaccactccTTCACTTTACcaatcataatgttataatgtcataatgttattcctggtCTGTGTAAACCTTTTTCTACGAAAGGTGAGAAACTTTTACCAGACACCTCTCACTCCAGCCATGGACTGTTGAGTCCTCTCCCATCTTTCCTTCAGCTGTCAGcctacagacagagaaacacccATGCACAGtgttttgcattattattatttataataataataatacaaatattttattatttatttggaaaCGAAAGTGTAACACGAGTTGCACTGAGCTCGTGTCGAATCTGCTGTTCCGGTTTCGAAAGCCAGTGGCGCAGTTGTTTCCCTCCACGCAACTTCTCCAGCGATATGTTCTTCAAATGCGCCACTGGCAAGCGGAGATCTTTTGACACCATCCAAAATCAGAGGAGTTCCTGAACGGAGAGAAAAGGACACGTTTTGCTCCCGAAAACAACCCAAAAATCACTTCCGGTGAGTTTCCTGCTCGGACTTTGTGGTCGGAATTGAGCTGAACCGAACCGTTTCAGCTCGCGCTCGAGCGCCTTAGTGATGCTAGTCAGCCCGCTAGCTAGCCGCCTTTTGAATCAGAGAATCCGAATGATTTGCGGGTCAAGGcggatattattattatttaaaaatgtttatttttgtatatcatATTTTATCGAACACATTTTAGAAGTCATTTAATACGTGTAagtgtttattaaaagaaaatggaagatGGTTCGGTGAAAGTTGAGACTAGCATGCTAGGTTTTAGCTAACACACTCGGAAGCGGTTCGCTAGAGCTCGCGCATTGATCCCGACATGTTGGACAcgacattatattatattaaggaTAAAGTAATTAAAGTTATACACGTATAATGGTTTATTATGGCGCTTAATCCGAGGCTGACCggaatgatgttttttttccggTGTGTGTACGTGCACGCGCTGGATTCTACAGGATCAATCCGGTTCATAACCACATGGTTGCATCGTCCTGTCCCTgataaacactgtgtgtgtgtgtgtgtgtgtgtgtgtgtgtgtgtgtgtgtgtgactaaaaCTAATGGCATccttcaaatgtattaaaacacaaacacctacaGCAGACTTGTATGGAATCCAGGCCTGGACTCAGCACTAGGCccgtgtttctctctctcaaccTTTTCCTTCAGTTTTAAGCTTTAGGGTTTGTAATAGATCaattttctattatattttgAGAATTGTTGTATAGTGATGCGTTTCCCTTCAGGTCACGTGGTGCCTGGGGGTTTCCTGGCGTTTATGGTTGACTTCAAATGAGCCCCGACTCTAAATACCTccatacatatacaaataataaaaaagggaagaaattatacatgaaatggaaaaaatgtcCTCCTAAATGCATACGTGTATATCCTAATGCTATGCGTTTGGATGTGCCAGTGTCATATCTGGactatttttatagtttatattatATGCATATGGAAGAAAGTGAGTGATTTCTTGGGGGAACGTTTGGGGTGTTCCCCCACAAATTACACATTCGacgtaaataaaataacaccaAGATTCATGACcaatttgacctttttttaagttttgcaAATATAAGATCTTTCTGTCTATTCCTGTGTCTTTACAGGGAAATTTGTCATAAAGCATTTAGGAACAACACATGTACCCAAAAACATGACAAAGTTAcaaaaaaagtattcatttaaaggAAATTGAATCGTACTTCTAAATAGCTTTCTGTTCAAAATCAATTGTCAATTAAACCTGAATTTCCCAGTTGTCAGATTGTGGTGTTGAAAAGAAGgcaatactaaaaaaaaaaaactattgataCACATGACCTTTCCAGCAATATGCACTTTTTTTCCCAAGCCTTTACCACATAGTTGGAGTCGCGCAATTGTATAAATGACGTCTAGAAGCTCTATATGAAaacgaggagacccaaacctgtttgtttcagcatgacaatgctcctgtgcacaaagtcagctccatggagatttgaatggaagatctcctgctatagagctttaaatcctattaaacatcttttgggataaacgctgactgcaccccaggcctcctcacctcacctatgtGTTACCTGACTCTAATTATGAGTGCAAACGAGGACTAGATGTAAAATAGACTGTGTTCAAAATGCAGATGCCAATCTTAGGGTCAGTTGTTTAAACTTTTGTACAGTGGCAGTTCttgaaaataatttctttaataTACAGTGTTTGTTTGACTACAATAGCAGCAGGATGGATGAGGCAAATATGGTGGGCGAGTTGGTTCTTTGTATGtagaattgaaaaaataaatgtttgaatttatttgtttgtgtctcTGGCAGACTTATGCAGTGTCCATAGCAGAGCAAGATGTTTAACAAGTCGTTCGGTACTCCCTTCGGAGGAGGAACAGGAGGATTTGGGACTTCATCCACGTTTGGGCAACAGAGTAAGTATTCAGGATGTTCCTTATACTTAACCCTTTACCCCAGTTTgtaaaaggggggaaaaaatatttagtattgTCATCTGAACAGACCATCTTCTGTCGCTTTATACAGTGTATCataaaagtaagtgcacccctcacatttcagcagccaTCTTAGTAGCTATTCATAGCGACTGTTAGCAAACAAatagtttacacaatagcattTAATTAAACTATACCATGTTCACCTGATGAGGATATACAGGTTTTGCTTatcgtgctgatgtttcacttTCATCCGTGACtccagtgtgttttgttttcatgtgCTTGTGCATCCTGCGTTTTTTTCGCTGCCACACGAGCTCTGTTTTGCATAACGTGCAGGTtacagtcttctttgttgcgtttaatataaaatgctcccatgacTTAGGACGCACACTATTTCCTGCTGTCGGTTGACCCTGTGCTGTCCACCATTTCAcaagcagcccaactaatcaataacTGCATTCGTTGACAAGGAATTTCATTATGGATTATGGTTGTTGCAGCTTTAATAAATACACTTGTCTAGAGTTAAGGTTGCTATTTTATCTAATTGCTTGCTAATTGTTTTCACGCTCGTTTTCCAGACACAGGGTTTGGAGCGACAGGTGGTTTTGGTGCTTCTGCTTTTGGAACCACAACCAACACCGGTGGACTTTTTGGGGCAACACAGAACAAACCTGGTATGCTACTGCTCTTGTCATTTCTACAAGTTGAATGATTTTGAGTTTTGGGATTGTGATCTCGCTTTTCAAATCTTGTTCTTGATCACCGTGGTTGCagtattgctgtgtgtgtgtgtgtgtgtggatatttgAATCTCCGATTCTAATAATTCTTTTGCTTCACTCAGGTGGGCTTTTTGGCTCCAGCACATTCAGCCAGCCCGTCACTTCGTCTACTAGCAGTGGATTTGGGTTCGGTGCCACAAGTGGCGGTACCTCGAACAGCCTCTTTGGCAGTACTAATACAGGAAGTGGAGGGCTTTTCTCTCAGCAAGGAAATGCATTCGGTGCCAATAAACCCGCCTCTTTTGGTAGTAAGTACAGTTCAATACAAATGTGATCAATTGGGGggagattattatttttattattatatttaaaacattggTGTTTGTTTTGCAGCTTTTGGAACCAATACCAGCAGCGGAGGATTGTTCGGGGCAACCAACGCTGCCGCTAATCCGTTCGGAGCAACCTCTTCTCTGTTCGGACCCTCTGGCTTTACTGCGACGCAACCTGGAACGACTATCAAATTTAATGtaggtttgaattttttttatttctataatattgtgGGGATATTTTTTATATGGATCATATAACTTTGAACTTTTCTTGCTTTGCTTTCAGCCACCAACCGGAAGTGACACGATGGTCAAGAGTGGTGTGACGACCAGCATCAACACCAAGCACCAGTGCATCACAGCCATGAAGGAATACGAGAACAAATCTCTAGAGGTCAGAGGCAGCGAGTTTTAATTCTGGAATCAGGAGTGTTCACTGATTGATGTATTGGGTTTAATAATTGGTTTTTACCGTTCAGGAGCTAAGGCTGGAAGATTACCAAGCAGGAAGAAAGGGACCCTCAAACCCAATGGCAGCCACTGCAGGCGGCTTGTTTGGGGCCACAGCCGCTGCACCTCCCAGCACTGCTGCTGGTCTGTTCGGCTCCTCGGGTACCGGCTTCAGCTTCAACCAGGCCAAGCCTTCATTCAGCGCTGGTATGTGTATACGTATACAAATATTTAGATCAGAGAGATGAGtatttgtgcctttttttttttttttttttttttttttaaaccttttacaCCTAAGCTGTGTGTTCAGTAATtatagaatttctttttttttttttatcattgggAATTTTTACTTTGGTACACTTGTGTATACCTGTGTGGTTTAAGATACATAAAACTAATATAACTAACTGTTCCATAGGTACCAGTGGCTTTGGGGCGACCCCGGGTGGTTTATTTGGGCAGCCAGCTCAGACTAATAGTCTCTTCAAGCCCTTCAGTCAGGCCACCACCGCCCCAAACACTGGCTTCTCCTTCGGGGGCACCAACACCATGGGCCAGGCCAACACCAGCACTATGGTTGGTTCACACACAGCAAGCActttcatacactatatgactaaaagtttttggacacccgATCAAGTACAGTTTGTGTGTAAgggtgtaaagtcaggtactgttgtaGGCGACAGTTTTTGGGGTGCAGTcggcgtttacattcatccatgttcaatagggttgaggttcagAGCTCAAGAGttaagagatcttccactccaacccatgtaaggcagagtttgctttgtgcacaggggtgttGTCAtgtttggtctcctagttcaagtgaagcgAAATATAatgttactgcatccaaagaatTGTGTCTTGAACTTTATAATTGTTTAGGGAAGAGCCACATAAGTCTggtgtcccattacttttgtccATCTAGTGTAGATAATAGCCCTGATGtatttacacatacatactgtatttttcggactgtaagctgctacttttttaccacattttgaaccctgcggcttaaacaacgaagcagctaatatatggatttttcctgggtttttcccggtttcacaaacttcaagccaaaaaactgaaccccataacattatagaccaatgaaatttcctaaaggaaacgaaaaaacgcactttacctgtgttttgagctgcacggcatcggaagAAAAAAACCTTCCACCGGTGgtgcacgatgatgccaaaagataaactcccgagagaaatacagtggtaccttgacctacgagtttaattcgttccgtggacgagctcgtatcttaatttgctcgcacatcaaatcagttttccatattgaaaatacttaaaatggcattaatccgttccaaccctcaaaatgacactccgtttttatgtttcatgttattaaattggaaaatacatttctaaatatcaaatcttgaataaaaacataatagaaagagtatgtaaagatataataaggttttattcagtgtattttcctaggagatgagacgacttgagctaacgaaaacgtgtgtgtgtggaggggggggtAGAGGTGATAAgtggaggcggagggaaaactcgtttttttactatcactcctgtataCTATGTATCcctaaaatttttactttttcttctttgcttatcttaatttttgtcacaatctttgctttctggcttcgcttcgccatctagcagcggcgtctcaagctcgtacctcaatttctttgctcgcgtaacacagcaaaaaatgcattaatgcactcgtaggtcaaggtatgactgtagttgtgaaaggaaggagcaagacagtgaacaatgacttactttgtcggctactgtttagatacaagccgctgTAACGCGTTGATTCTgtgtgaagggagagctcgctaaaaCTCCAGGtgtaacagaaatcatataagcacagacaggtttccaaaactcgtgcttttttattattcttggcaacagcgttatgggtacggtgtgtatgtatatgtgtgtatgtatatgtgcgCACGCAGTCGTCTTATATGTACACTGTTCTCTAACTATCTGTGATCAGGGTCTGTTTGGGAACACTGCTGCCTCGCAGGCTGGAGGTCTGTTTGGGAACACGGCCAACACCAGCACGGCCGCGGGCTTTGGCACGGGCACCGGGCTCTTTGGGCAGCCCAATACCGGCTTTGGGAATGTGGGTACACAGGTGACTTGTGGAGAAGACTTTTAGCAATTTTTGTTCACataacatttttcattctgaataTTTTTACTAGAAATTTTTTGTTCTTACAGAATCTGTTTGGTAACAAACCTGCGGGGTTTGGCACCACCACCACGAGTGCTCCCTCCTTTGGCACAGGCACTGGCCTGTTCGGCAACAAACCTGCACTCAGTTTAGGGACAAACACGAACACTTCCAGCTTTGGTGAGTGAGAATTccttgttttctgatttgtaaTTTGGTGGTTTTTGATTTCAACTGCTAAAGACTGCTATTATGTGTCTCAGGGTTTGGAGCCAATCCTGCTGTAGGTAGTTTGTTTGGAAACAAATCTGCTACTGGAGCACTCGGGACAGGACTCGGAGCGGGTTTTGGAGCAGGTACGAGATATCATTCGGAAGATGTTGTGTTTTAGGCTCTTGTAGAAACTGTCGTCTTTTTATTGAGAGTATTTTCTTACTCCATTCTTTCAAGGTGTAGGTGCAGGTACAACGTCTCTGTTTGGAAATAACCAGAACAAAATCGGATCCACTCTGGGGACAGTAGGGGCGTTCGGGGGCAATAGTTTCAACACAGGAAACAGCGCGCTGAACTTTGGAGCACCGCAACAACCTGTCGGTGAGGagcacttttaaaaacaaagctaTTAACATTAGTTCTTTGTGCCGATGAGATTTCTAATTTAAAGCTTAGTTGGTGTGCAGTCTGCTAAACCTTTTAAGTTTTTGTCTTTCAGCCCTGACTGATCCCAACGCAGCAGCCCAGCAAGCAGTGCTCCAGCAGCAGCTCAATGCGCTGAACTATTCTCCTTTTGGAGATTCACCTCTGTTTAGAAACCCACTCTCAGACCCCAAGAAGAAAGAGGAGGTGGGTAACATTATGAAATGGTCTttattagaggtcgactgattagtagattttaccgatagctaggtttgATTGTTTTTACCGATAACCGATTTATCAACCATTTAGTTAAACAAAAAATAgttaatggattaaaaaaaataaacacagccctaaacacaaacaaatgaataaataaaaataaacttattatataaaaaagtactgaatgtgctaaatgaaataaatatgaattagaTTAATAATGCGagttatacatattttatatgtaatctTTGCTAATTTTCACGTCAATTAGCGCCTGAAGCCTACAAATCCAGCCGCCCAGAAAGCCCTGACGACCCCTACACACTACAAGCTCACCCCCCGTCCTGCCACACGTGTGCGTCCCAAGGCCCTCACCTCATCAGGTTCTGGGAAATCTCAGCTTTTCGATGGGCTAGACGACGATGAACCTTCTCTCACTAACGGAGCTTTTATGCCCAGGTAAATGGCAATATTCAAAGGTGCTACATTGAAACCAAGAGCTTGTGTGATTGTCTAGAATGCCATAACGTGCACGGGTTGAAgcgttttatttgttttgtctttagGAAGAGCATAAAAAAACTTGTGTTGAAGAATTTGAACGGAAGCAGTCTTTACAACAGCCCACTGAGCAGGGAGACTGAAGACTTGAACTCCCCATCAGAATACCCAGAGAACGGCCTCAGGTATGATTTTATACCTGTATCTTGGAACTGTTTGGATTTTTTGGCTCTTTAATAGAATATTGGCATACTGCATGTAAGCTTGAGAACATTCATGTTCGACGTTAACCAGTTTTgatgattgctggaactatcaaatgtagcaaaaatgtacacgatagtttttccggcttacGGTTTGTTTGTACACGTGAGGCTTTGCGCCTTATGGAGAGCACTATGTTATataaatttgtaattgattaattatatgtataaataacttTTACATGTTATTcagtattttgatttatttattcatttttataaagctcagcactattttacatggagtgtgttttgttttttgatccAGTATTGATTTAATTAATCAACCATCGGTCCAACCTTGCTACCGGTTTCGGTaaaatcggtcaacctctaattCATGTTGCTCTTGTTAATGCTACTTGTGCACCATTTGTCTTCAGCCCGAGAGCAGATACAGAAGAAAACCAAGACCTAGAGCCTCAAGGAGGCGCAGAGGACGACCTGCAAGTCTCAAAGTTCTACACCAACCGCATTACTAAGCCCATCCTGCACACCCAGCCCAGTCCCTCACTGCAAGACACCATCAGCGAGCTGAACATGCGCAGAGCCATCAGCGCTCGCAACGGCCTGGACCTCAGCAGTGAGGACATCTCTTTGGGAGACGAGAGTATTCAGGAAGAGAGGGACGAGGAGCTGGAGGCACAGAGACCTCCTCACCCAGCAGGTAGGTGATGACCGTAGTCATCAAAGTTCACAATGTTCAATCTGAAAAACCATCGTGGATCCATGGTTGACTGttccttttttgtgtgtgcaggtaTCGTGCTCACCCGGGTGGGCTACTACACCCTGCCGTCCATGGAGGATCTCGGGAAGATGCTGAATGAAAATGGCGAGTGTATCGTCGAAAACTTCACAGTTGGAAGGAAAGGTATACTATGCATCACAAttcttaaaatgttaaaattttatttatgttcaagATAAATGTTTAGTAACCGTAAATGTGTTCCAGGCTACGGCTCTGTCTACTTTCCTGGTGAAGTGAATTTGACGAACCTGAATCTCGATGAAATTGTGCACTTTAGACGAAAGGAAGTAATTATCTACTCTGATGACAAAGATAAACCTTCTGTGGGAGAGGGCCTGAACAGGTTAGAAGCACCATCTATTGTATTCCTGATGCTCTTCATCAATTCCTGTCCATTCGTGTAAAAAGACACAATACATATTGTTCATAGACCAGCAGAAGTGACCCTTGATGGTGTTTGGCCCAACGACAAAACCACATGCAATCAGATCAAAAGTCCTCAGCGGCTGAGCGAGATGAACTACGAGGAACGCCTAGAGAACGCTTCACGCAAGCAAGGCGCCCGCTTCCTGGAGTACAGACCTGAAACTGGTTCCTGGGTGTTTGAGGTATTTgagcccatttttttttttttttttttggctttatcACGATTTGTATTTGTTCAATTATAGAGGCCTGTATGAtggatttatttgatttttaaattgtttgaaaTTCACCGTCAACCACGTTGATTGCTGGAGCTATCGGCtattgatagtttttccgggttgtttTACAGTATGAGAGCGACCTCTAGACTCATGTTTCTATgaccacatgctgtttatttgaagtgtctgttttgtttaaattaattttgcTCATAActttcaatgtttttatttatttggacttcttgtttcagtttaa
This Silurus meridionalis isolate SWU-2019-XX chromosome 15, ASM1480568v1, whole genome shotgun sequence DNA region includes the following protein-coding sequences:
- the nup98 gene encoding nuclear pore complex protein Nup98-Nup96 isoform X3; translated protein: MFNKSFGTPFGGGTGGFGTSSTFGQQNTGFGATGGFGASAFGTTTNTGGLFGATQNKPGGLFGSSTFSQPVTSSTSSGFGFGATSGGTSNSLFGSTNTGSGGLFSQQGNAFGANKPASFGTFGTNTSSGGLFGATNAAANPFGATSSLFGPSGFTATQPGTTIKFNPPTGSDTMVKSGVTTSINTKHQCITAMKEYENKSLEELRLEDYQAGRKGPSNPMAATAGGLFGATAAAPPSTAAGLFGSSGTGFSFNQAKPSFSAGTSGFGATPGGLFGQPAQTNSLFKPFSQATTAPNTGFSFGGTNTMGQANTSTMGLFGNTAASQAGGLFGNTANTSTAAGFGTGTGLFGQPNTGFGNVGTQNLFGNKPAGFGTTTTSAPSFGTGTGLFGNKPALSLGTNTNTSSFGFGANPAVGSLFGNKSATGALGTGLGAGFGAGVGAGTTSLFGNNQNKIGSTLGTVGAFGGNSFNTGNSALNFGAPQQPVALTDPNAAAQQAVLQQQLNALNYSPFGDSPLFRNPLSDPKKKEERLKPTNPAAQKALTTPTHYKLTPRPATRVRPKALTSSGSGKSQLFDGLDDDEPSLTNGAFMPRKSIKKLVLKNLNGSSLYNSPLSRETEDLNSPSEYPENGLSPRADTEENQDLEPQGGAEDDLQVSKFYTNRITKPILHTQPSPSLQDTISELNMRRAISARNGLDLSSEDISLGDESIQEERDEELEAQRPPHPAGIVLTRVGYYTLPSMEDLGKMLNENGECIVENFTVGRKGYGSVYFPGEVNLTNLNLDEIVHFRRKEVIIYSDDKDKPSVGEGLNRPAEVTLDGVWPNDKTTCNQIKSPQRLSEMNYEERLENASRKQGARFLEYRPETGSWVFEVPHFSKYGLQASDEEDDVPPAKTETKKIKTAISAGLQQIPLPQQHQQMAPQAQVD